One part of the Arabidopsis thaliana chromosome 1 sequence genome encodes these proteins:
- the HAF01 gene encoding HAC13 protein (HAC13) (HAF01; FUNCTIONS IN: histone acetyltransferase activity, DNA binding; INVOLVED IN: DNA mediated transformation; EXPRESSED IN: 26 plant structures; EXPRESSED DURING: 15 growth stages; CONTAINS InterPro DOMAIN/s: TAFII-230 TBP-binding (InterPro:IPR009067), Ubiquitin (InterPro:IPR000626), Ubiquitin supergroup (InterPro:IPR019955), Bromodomain, conserved site (InterPro:IPR018359), Bromodomain (InterPro:IPR001487); BEST Arabidopsis thaliana protein match is: histone acetyltransferase of the TAFII250 family 2 (TAIR:AT3G19040.1); Has 22854 Blast hits to 14376 proteins in 1001 species: Archae - 24; Bacteria - 596; Metazoa - 11292; Fungi - 2677; Plants - 2799; Viruses - 159; Other Eukaryotes - 5307 (source: NCBI BLink).), which translates to MAESNGKGSHNETSSDDDDEYEDNSRGFNLGFIFGNVDNSGDLDADYLDEDAKEHLSALADKLGSSLPDINLLAKSERTASDPAEQDYDRKAEDAVDYEDIDEEYDGPEVQVVSEEDHLLPKKEYFSTAVALGSLKSRASVFDDEDYDEEEEQEEEQAPVEKSLETEKREPVVLKEDKALEYEEEASILDKEDHMDTEDVQEEEVDELLEGTLDDKGATPLPTLYVEDGMVILQFSEIFAIHEPPQKRDRRENRYVTCRDKYKSMDISELVEDDEEVLLKSHGRIDTHVEQADLIQLDVPFPIREGLQLVKASTIGGITPESREFTKLGRDSCIMGELLKQDFIDDNSSLCQSQLSMQVFPLDQHEWERRIIWEHSPEISGNSGEIFEPGLEPEGMLVKGTNSETEQESLNVVNSRVQVQADNNMFVPFSANLLESFGSRGSQSTNESTNKSRHHPQLLRLESQWDENHLSGNDEAGVKKIKRLEKDALGRFSRLVLRERDLGDEAWLDSIIWDSEKELSRSKLIFDLQDEQMVFEIFDNEESKNLQLHAGAMIVSRSSKSKDETFQEGCESNSGWQFNLSNDKFYMNGKSSQQLQANTNKSSVHSLRVFHSVPAIKLQTMKSKLSNKDIANFHRPKALWYPHDNELAIKQQGKLPTRGSMKIIVKSLGGKGSKLHVGIEESVSSLRAKASRKLDFKETEAVKMFYKGKELDDEKSLAAQNVQPNSLVHLIRTKVHLWPWAQKLPGENKSLRPPGAFKKKSDLSTKDGHVFLMEYCEERPLMLSNAGMGANLCTYYQKSSPEDQRGNLLRNQSDTLGNVMILEPGDKSPFLGEIHAGCSQSSVETNMYKAPIFPQRLQSTDYLLVRSPKGKLSLRRIDKIVVVGQQEPRMEVMSPGSKNLQTYLVNRMLVYVYREFFKRGGGEHPIAADELSFLFSNLTDAIIKKNMKIIACWKRDKNGQSYWTKKDSLLEPPESELKKLVAPEHVCSYESMLAGLYRLKHLGITRFTLPASISNALAQLPDEAIALAAASHIERELQITPWNLSSNFVACTNQDRANIERLEITGVGDPSGRGLGFSYVRAAPKAPAAAGHMKKKAAAGRGAPTVTGTDADLRRLSMEAAREVLIKFNVPDEIIAKQTRWHRIAMIRKLSSEQAASGVKVDPTTIGKYARGQRMSFLQMQQQAREKCQEIWDRQLLSLSAFDGDENESENEANSDLDSFAGDLENLLDAEEGGEGEESNISKNDKLDGVKGLKMRRRPSQVETDEEIEDEATEYAELCRLLMQDEDQKKKKKKMKGVGEGMGSYPPPRPNIALQSGEPVRKANAMDKKPIAIQPDASFLVNESTIKDNRNVDSIIKTPKGKQVKENSNSLGQLKKVKILNENLKVFKEKKSARENFVCGACGQHGHMRTNKHCPRYRENTESQPEGIDMDKSAGKPSSSEPSGLPKLKPIKNSKAAPKSAMKTSVDEALKGDKLSSKTGGLPLKFRYGIPAGDLSDKPVSEAPGSSEQAVVSDIDTGIKSTSKISKLKISSKAKPKESKGESERRSHSLMPTFSRERGESESHKPSVSGQPLSSTERNQAASSRHTISIPRPSLSMDTDQAESRRPHLVIRPPTEREQPQKKLVIKRSKEMNDHDMSSLEESPRFESRKTKRMAELAGFQRQQSFRLSENSLERRPKEDRVWWEEEEISTGRHREVRARRDYDDMSVSEEPNEIAEIRRYEEVIRSEREEEERQKAKKKKKKKKLQPEIVEGYLEDYPPRKNDRRLSERGRNVRSRYVSDFERDGAEYAPQPKRRKKGEVGLANILERIVDTLRLKEEVSRLFLKPVSKKEAPDYLDIVENPMDLSTIRDKVRKIEYRNREQFRHDVWQIKYNAHLYNDGRNPGIPPLADQLLEICDYLLDDYEDQLKEAEKGIDPND; encoded by the exons ATGGCTGAATCCAATGGCAAGGGTTCCCACAACGAGACTTCCtcag atgacgatgatgaatATGAGGACAACAGCAGGGGTTTTAACCTTGGATTCATCTTTGGAAATGTTGATAACTCTGGGGACTTGGACGCTGATTACCTTGATGAG GACGCCAAAGAACATCTTTCTGCATTGGCAGATAAGCTGGGTTCATCTCTACCAGATATAAAT TTATTGGCAAAATCAGAACGTACAGCAAGTGATCCAGCTGAGCAAG ATTATGATAGAAAAGCTGAGGATGCTGTTGATTATGAGGATATTGATGAAGAGTACGATGGGCCCGAAGTTCAAGTAGTCAGTGAGGAAGATCATCTACTGCCAAAAAAGGAGTATTTTTCGACTGCAGTTGCTTTGGGTAGTTTAAAGTCCAGAGCTTCtgtgtttgatgatgaagattatgacgaggaagaagaacaagaggaGGAGCAAGCGCCAGTTGAAAAATCTCTTGAAACTGAAAAGAGGGAACCAG TTGTCTTAAAGGAAGACAAGGCCTTGGAGTATGAAGAGGAGGCTAGCATCTTGGATAAAGAGGATCATATGGACACCGAAGATGTCCAGGAG GAGGAGGTGGATGAGTTATTGGAAGGTACATTGGATGACAAAGGCGCCACCCCACTGCCTACGTTGTATGTGGAAGATGGTATGGTTATCTTACAGTTCTCCGAGATATTTGCTATCCATGAGCCTCCACAGAAACGGGATAGGAGAGAAAATAGATATGTCACTTGTAGAG ACAAATACAAATCTATGGATATATCTGAGCTTGTTGAAGACGATGAGGAGGTACTCCTGAAGAGCCATGGTAGGATTGATACTCATGTAGAACAAGCTGATCTGATTCAGCTGGATGTTCCCTTTCCAATTAGAGAGGGTTTACAGCTGGTAAAAGCTAGCACAATAGGTGGTATCACACCAGAATCAAGAGAATTTACGAAGCTAGGAAGAGATTCATGTATTATGGGTGAACTGTTGAAGCAAGACTTCATAGATGATAATTCATCTCTGTGCCAATCTCAATTATCGATGCAAGTTTTTCCTCTTGACCAGCATGAATGGGAACGTCGGATTATTTGGGAACATTCTCCTGAAATTAGTGGTAATTCTGGTGAGATCTTCGAACCTGGACTTGAGCCGGAAGGTATGCTGGTTAAAGGAACAAATTCAGAGACTGAACAAGAAAGCTTGAATGTGGTGAACTCTAGAGTGCAAGTTCAAGCGGACAATAATATGTTTGTGCCTTTTTCTGCCAATCTGTTGGAGTCTTTTGGCTCAAGAGGTTCCCAGTCAACAAACGAGTCCACTAACAAAAGTAGACATCATCCACAACTGCTAAGATTAGAATCCCAGTGGGATGAGAATCATCTTAGTGGAAATGATGAAGCTGGAGTAAAGAAGATTAAGCGACTTGAAAAAGACGCCCTTGGGCGCTTTAGCAGACTTGTATTGCGAGAGAGGGATTTGGGGGATGAGGCATGGTTAGATAGTATAATATGGGACTCAGAGAAAGAGTTGAGCAGATCTAAACTAATTTTTGATCTTCAAGATGAGCAAATGGTCTTTGAAATTTTCGATAACGAGGAAAGCAAAAATCTTCAACTTCATGCTGGAGCTATGATTGTATCCCGGTCTTCAAAATCCAAGGATGAAACCTTTCAAGAAGGCTGTGAATCAAATTCTGGGTGGCAATTTAATCTTTCCAATGACAAGTTTTATATGAATGGGAAAAGCTCTCAGCAACTGCAGGCAAATACTAATAAATCCAGTGTTCATAGTTTGAGAGTTTTTCATTCAGTACCAGCGATTAAACTGCAGACGATGAAGAGTAAATTGAGCAA TAAAGACATAGCAAATTTTCACCGGCCCAAAGCTTTATGGTATCCACATGACAATGAGCTAGCCATTAAACAGCAAGGAAAGTTACCGACCCGAGGATCCATGAAAATTATAGTTAAGAGCCTGGGGGGTAAAGGAAGCAAGCTACACGTTGGCATAGAGGAATCTGTCTCTTCTTTAAGAGCCAAGGCTTCTAGAAAGCTAG ATTTTAAGGAAACAGAAGCAGTGAAGATGTTCTATAAGGGAAAGGAACTTGACGATGAAAAGTCTCTTGCTGCACAAAATGTTCAACCAAATTCCTTGGTTCATCTTATACGTACTAAAGTACATCTGTGGCCATGGGCACAGAAGCTACCTGGCGAAAATAAATCTTTGAGACCTCCTGGGGCattcaaaaagaaatctgACCTATCTACTAAAGATGGCCATGTTTTCTTGATGGA GTACTGCGAGGAGAGGCCGCTGATGCTCAGCAATGCAGGAATGGGTGCAAATTTGTGCACATATTATCAGAAGTCATCCCCTGAGGATCAACGTGGCAACTTGCTGCGCAATCAAAGTGACACCTTAGGGAATGTGATGATTCTAGAACCTGGGGACAAATCTCCTTTCCTTGGGGAGATACACGCTGGTTGCAGTCAGTCATCTGTTGAAACAAATATGTATAAAGCACCTATTTTTCCGCAGAGATTGCAGTCAACAGATTACTTGTTGGTCCGGTCTCCTAAAGGAAAGCTCTCTCTAAGGCGTATTGACAAGATAGTTGTTGTCGGACAACAG GAACCTCGCATGGAAGTAATGTCTCCTGGATCAAAGAATCTACAGACTTATTTAGTGAACAGAATGTTGGTTTATGTGTACCGAGAATTTTTTAAGCGTGGTGGGGGGGAGCACCCAATTGCTGCAGATGAGCtgtctttcttattttctaaCTTGACAGATGCAATCATcaagaagaatatgaaaattattgCTTGTTGGAAG AGGGATAAAAATGGCCAGTCTTATTGGACCAAAAAAGATAGTTTACTAGAACCTCCTGAGAGTGAGCTGAAAAAGCTTGTGGCACCAGAGCAT GTATGTTCTTATGAGAGTATGCTAGCTGGGCTGTATCGGCTCAAACATTTAGGGATCACCCGGTTTACATTACCTGCCAGTATATCAAATGCATTGGCTCAGCTCCCAGACGAAGCTATTGCTCTTGCTGCTGCATCACATATTGAGCGGGAGTTGCAGATTACTCCATGGAACCTGAGCAGTAATTTTGTTGCTTGTACAAATCAG GACAGAGCAAATATAGAGCGGTTGGAAATTACTGGGGTTGGTGATCCCTCTGGACGGGGTCTAGGATTTAGCTACGTCAGAGCTGCGCCAAAAGCACCAGCTGCAGCCGGGCATATGAAGAAAAAGGCAGCAGCCGGCCGTGGAGCCCCAACTGTCACTGGTACAGATGCTGATCTTCGCAGATTAAGCATGGAAGCAGCTCGAGAG GTTCTTATCAAGTTTAATGTCCCTGATGAGATAATTGCCAAGCAAACTCGATGGCATCGTATAGCTATGATACGGAAGCTATCAAGTGAGCAGGCTGCATCCGGTGTTAAGGTTGACCCTACAACCATAGGCAAGTATGCTCGTGGCCAGAGAATGTCTTTCCTGCAGATGCAACAGCAGGCCCGAGAAAAGTGTCAGGAGATTTGGGATAGACAGCTTTTGTCCCTTTCAGCTTTTGATGGTGATGAGAATGAAAGCGAAAATGAGGCGAATAGTGACTTGGACTCCTTTGCCGGAGATCTGGAAAATCTACTTGATGCTGAGGAAGGTGGGGAGGGGGAAGAATCTAACATTTCTAAGAATGACAAATTGGATGGAGTTAAAGGTCTCAAGATGAGACGGCGGCCATCTCAAGTTGAGACAgatgaagagattgaagatgaAGCTACTGAATATGCTGAGTTATGCCGACTGCTGATGCAAG ATGaggatcagaagaagaaaaagaagaagatgaaaggtGTGGGAGAGGGAATGGGCTCTTATCCTCCCCCACGACCCAATATAGCTTTGCAGAGTGGTGAACCTGTACGAAAGGCCAATGCCATGGACAAGAAACCTATTGCCATCCAACCTGATGCATCGTTCTTAGTAAATGAGAGCACCATCAAAGACAACAGAAAT GTTGATTCTATTATAAAGACCCCCAAAGGTAAACAGGTAAAAGAGAACAGCAATTCTTTGGGCCAGTTGAAGAAGGTCAAAATACTGAACGAAAACCTAAAG GTATTCAAGGAAAAGAAATCGGCGAGAGAGAACTTTGTTTGTGGAGCCTGTGGTCAG CATGGGCACATGAGAACCAATAAACACTGCCCAAGATACAGGGAAAATACAGAATCACAACCCGAAGGCATAGATATGGATAAGTCTGCCGGAAAACCGAGTTCTTCAGAACCATCAGGTCTGCCCAAGCTGAAACCTATTAAGAACAGCAAAGCTGCGCCAAAAAGTGCAATGAAAACTTCTGTAGATGAAGCTCTGAAGGGAGATAAGTTAAGTTCCAAAACTGGGGGTCTCCCTCTGAAGTTTAGATATGGTATCCCCGCTGGAGATTTGTCAGATAAACCTGTTTCTGAAGCTCCAGGAAGTTCTGAGCAAGCGGTGGTGTCTGACATAGACACTGGGATTAAGTCCACATCTAAGATCAGCAAACTCAAGATTTCAAGTAAGGCAAAACCTAAAGAATCAAAGGGTGAATCTGAGAGACGTTCACATTCATTGATGCCTACATTTAGCAGAGAGAGAGGGGAGAGCGAATCACACAAGCCTTCCGTCTCTGGACAACCCTTGTCTAGTACAGAGAGAAATCAGGCAGCCTCAAGCAGGCACACTATTTCTATCCCGCGGCCATCATTAAGTATGGACACAGATCAAGCTGAATCGCGTAGGCCTCATCTTGTGATACGACCACCGACAGAAAGAGAACAGCCTCAGAAGAAACTTGTTATAAAACGTTCGAAAGAGATGAATGATCATGACATGAGTAGTCTTGAAGAGAGTCCACGGTTTGAGTCccggaaaacaaaaagaatggCAGAACTGGCGGGTTTTCAGAGGCAGCAGAGCTTTAGATTGTCAGAGAATTCTCTGGAGCGGAGACCGAAAGAGGATAGAGTATGGtgggaagaagaggagataAGTACGGGAAGACATAGGGAAGTAAGGGCGAGAAGAGATTATGATGATATGAGTGTATCAGAAGAACCCAATGAGATAGCTGAGATCAGAAGATACGAAGAGGTAATACGGAGTGAGAGGGAGGAAGAGGAACGACAAAAagccaagaagaaaaagaagaaaaagaaactgcAACCCGAAATTGTAGAAGGGTATCTAGAAGACTATCCTCCTCGAAAAAACGATAGAAGATTGTCAGAAAGAGGTCGAAACGTCAGAAGCCGCTATGTGTCCGACTTTGAAAGAGATGGTGCAGAATATGCGCCTCAACCAAAACGACGCAAAAAAGGAGAG GTTGGCCTAGCAAACATCTTGGAACGCATAGTGGACACACTAAGACTAAAAGAAGAAGTGTCACGTCTCTTCTTGAAACCGGTATCCAAGAAGGAAGCTCCAGATTATCTTGATATCGTGGAAAACCCGATGGATCTCTCGACAATCCGAGATAAGGTACGGAAGATAGAGTACAGAAACCGAGAACAGTTTAGACACGATGTCTGGCAGATAAAGTACAATGCTCATCTTTACAACGATGGGCGTAACCCAGGAATACCACCTTTGGCAGATCAGTTACTGGAGATTTGTGATTACTTGTTGGACGATTATGAAGATCAGTtaaaagaagcagagaaaggTATAGATCCCAATGACTGA
- a CDS encoding Glutaredoxin family protein (Glutaredoxin family protein; FUNCTIONS IN: electron carrier activity, protein disulfide oxidoreductase activity; INVOLVED IN: cell redox homeostasis; LOCATED IN: chloroplast; EXPRESSED IN: 12 plant structures; EXPRESSED DURING: 6 growth stages; CONTAINS InterPro DOMAIN/s: Thioredoxin fold (InterPro:IPR012335), Glutaredoxin (InterPro:IPR002109), Thioredoxin-like fold (InterPro:IPR012336); BEST Arabidopsis thaliana protein match is: Glutaredoxin family protein (TAIR:AT4G10630.1); Has 531 Blast hits to 517 proteins in 73 species: Archae - 0; Bacteria - 10; Metazoa - 109; Fungi - 2; Plants - 393; Viruses - 0; Other Eukaryotes - 17 (source: NCBI BLink).), whose protein sequence is MGGCVSSNLLTPTDDSSFSHLTSSSLSQHFVKLTSTTYGLLNLDSSSPSPPSPSSSSSAKSVITPMTPPERFTINGKEAAMMMVKSEPTTEVINFWELMSGLDGDTCRFSPIPVKCNGFSGGLKKENSDPNLKNPNDYEVLKPLDPKLAEESERLCDGGENRVVIYTTSLRGVRRTFEACNAVRAAIESFGVVVCERDVSMDRGFREELSNLMAVESTAAVLPPRVFVKGKYIGGAEEVMRLVEEGLLGELLKEIPRKKDRCGGGCGGCGGLAFLPCSGCNGSCKVVEGWGNDAVVVKCKECNENGLVRCPICS, encoded by the coding sequence ATGGGTGGTTGCGTCTCCTCCAACCTCCTTACTCCGACCGATGACAGCAGCTTCTCTCACCTCACCAGCTCCTCCTTAAGCCAACATTTCGTCAAGCTAACTTCCACCACTTACGGTCTTCTCAATCTCGactcttcttcaccttctcctCCGTctccttcctcctcctcctccgccaaATCCGTTATCACGCCAATGACTCCGCCTGAGAGATTCACTATCAACGGTAAGGAGGCGGCGATGATGATGGTTAAGTCTGAGCCGACGACGGAGGTTATTAACTTCTGGGAGCTAATGTCAGGTTTAGACGGCGATACTTGTCGATTCTCTCCGATTCCGGTGAAATGTAATGGATTTTCCGGCGgattaaagaaagagaacTCCGATCCTAATTTGAAAAACCCTAACGATTACGAGGTTTTGAAACCGTTAGATCCGAAATTAGCGGAGGAATCTGAGAGGTTATGTGACGGCGGAGAGAATCGCGTTGTGATTTATACGACGTCGTTGCGCGGTGTTCGACGGACGTTTGAGGCGTGTAACGCCGTGAGAGCTGCGATTGAGAGTTTTGGTGTAGTGGTTTGTGAGAGAGATGTGTCAATGGATAGAGGATTTAGAGAAGAGTTATCCAATCTAATGGCGGTAGAATCGACGGCGGCGGTGTTGCCGCCTCGGGTTTTTGTGAAGGGGAAGTACATTGGTGGAGCAGAGGAAGTGATGAGATTGGTGGAAGAAGGATTGCTTGGTGAATTGCTTAAAGAGATTCCGAGGAAGAAAGATCGGTGTGGCGGCGGTTGCGGTGGTTGCGGCGGATTAGCGTTTTTGCCGTGTTCGGGTTGTAATGGAAGCTGTAAAGTGGTGGAAGGATGGGGGAATGATGCAGTGGTGGTGAAGTGTAAGGAGTGTAATGAGAATGGTCTTGTTCGTTGTCCAATATGCAGCTAA
- a CDS encoding Cysteine-rich protein (Cysteine-rich protein; LOCATED IN: endomembrane system; BEST Arabidopsis thaliana protein match is: Cysteine-rich protein (TAIR:AT3G04540.1); Has 35333 Blast hits to 34131 proteins in 2444 species: Archae - 798; Bacteria - 22429; Metazoa - 974; Fungi - 991; Plants - 531; Viruses - 0; Other Eukaryotes - 9610 (source: NCBI BLink).) — translation MGITKTSVTFLFLLILAAFVSNYNVLASEIKPTGRIDDQCKQMCSATYGDGKCASDCRKAGFSSGRCLTSSPFGNKCCCTK, via the exons ATGGGTATTACAAAGACTTCAGtgacttttttattcttattaatATTGGCTGCTTTTGTATCCAATTACAACGTATTGGCTTCAG AGATCAAACCTACAGGGAGAATTGATGATCAATGCAAGCAGATGTGTTCGGCAACGTACGGGGACGGTAAATGTGCCTCGGACTGTAGGAAGGCTGGTTTCTCATCCGGACGTTGTCtaacttcttctcctttcgGAAATAAATGTTGTTGCACCAAGTGA